The following are encoded in a window of Prevotella melaninogenica genomic DNA:
- a CDS encoding UDP-N-acetyl glucosamine 2-epimerase has translation MKKLCIFCGARPNFIKVAPIIRVINRLSEENSSHKVSYSLVYAGSENDPTLEDQLFDNLSIRRPDVYLGVECENLNELTGQVMSKFEKYLQENPSDVVIVVDDLASTMAAAIVTKKQAITLAHIAAGTRSFDITMPKEINRLVIDGLSDILFTAGFSNNSIANKEGAELSKVYMVGNILIDNIRYDRERIEGMKLSDIDELAGLPLKEGNYLVFTLNRKALLADQDNLERMLHVLSETAGDMPIIAPLRDSAVQVIMALSLKKNIKLHNLHIVKPLGYLEFAYLTAHAKGIITDSGNVAEEATFNGVPCITLNSYTEHIETAKVGSNVLVGEDPELLRSALSDMVVGTWKKCGVPERWDGRSAERVVQILLERH, from the coding sequence ATGAAAAAACTTTGTATCTTTTGTGGTGCACGTCCTAACTTTATAAAGGTAGCACCAATCATCAGGGTAATCAATAGACTTTCTGAGGAGAATAGTTCTCATAAGGTTTCTTATTCATTGGTTTATGCAGGTAGTGAGAATGATCCTACACTCGAAGATCAGCTCTTTGATAATCTCTCTATTCGCAGACCAGATGTTTATCTTGGTGTTGAATGTGAGAACTTGAATGAACTTACAGGTCAGGTGATGTCTAAGTTTGAGAAGTATCTACAAGAGAATCCATCTGATGTGGTTATCGTTGTGGACGATCTTGCTTCTACAATGGCAGCCGCTATTGTGACAAAGAAGCAGGCAATCACCCTTGCACATATTGCAGCTGGTACTCGTTCGTTTGATATTACGATGCCTAAGGAAATCAATCGCTTGGTAATTGACGGTCTTTCAGACATACTCTTTACAGCGGGATTTAGTAACAACAGCATTGCTAATAAGGAAGGTGCAGAACTCTCGAAGGTTTATATGGTGGGTAATATTCTCATTGATAATATTCGCTATGACCGTGAGCGAATTGAAGGAATGAAACTTTCTGATATCGATGAGTTGGCTGGCTTACCTTTGAAAGAGGGTAACTACCTTGTCTTCACATTGAACCGTAAGGCTTTGTTGGCAGACCAAGACAATCTTGAACGAATGTTACACGTGTTGAGTGAGACAGCTGGCGATATGCCTATTATTGCTCCTCTCCGTGATTCAGCAGTGCAGGTTATCATGGCACTCAGTTTGAAGAAGAATATCAAACTCCATAACCTCCATATCGTAAAACCATTGGGTTATCTTGAATTTGCTTATCTTACAGCTCATGCTAAGGGTATCATTACTGACTCAGGTAATGTTGCAGAGGAAGCAACATTCAATGGTGTGCCATGTATTACGCTTAATAGCTATACAGAACACATTGAAACAGCAAAGGTAGGTTCTAATGTTTTGGTTGGTGAAGACCCAGAGTTGCTCCGTTCGGCATTATCTGATATGGTGGTAGGAACATGGAAGAAGTGTGGTGTTCCAGAGCGTTGGGATGGGCGTTCAGCTGAACGTGTTGTTCAAATCCTACTCGAACGTCATTAA
- a CDS encoding SPFH domain-containing protein gives MDIIAYVLIALVVLALVFAKMSIVIISQSETKIIERLGKYYATLQPGINIIIPFIDHAKDIVALRAGRYTYTNSIDLREQVYDFDRQNVITKDNIQMQINALLYFQIIDPFKAVYEINNLPNAIEKLTQTTLRNIIGEMELDQTLTSRDTINTKLRAVLDDATNKWGIKVNRVELQDITPPASVSEAMEKQMQAERNKRATILTSEGQKQSAILQSEGEKQAAINRAEANKQQQILIAEGEAQARIRKAEAEAIAIQKITDAVGQSTNPANYLIAQKYIQMLTELAQNNNQKTVYLPFEASNLMGSIGGIKDMFK, from the coding sequence ATGGATATAATAGCTTATGTGCTGATTGCATTAGTTGTGTTAGCACTCGTTTTTGCTAAGATGTCAATCGTGATTATCTCACAGAGTGAGACAAAGATTATCGAACGTCTTGGTAAGTATTATGCAACCCTTCAACCAGGTATCAATATTATTATTCCTTTTATTGACCATGCAAAGGATATTGTGGCATTGCGTGCAGGACGTTATACTTATACAAATTCAATTGACTTGCGTGAGCAGGTGTATGACTTTGATCGCCAGAATGTGATTACAAAGGATAATATTCAGATGCAGATAAATGCACTGCTTTATTTCCAAATCATCGATCCATTCAAGGCTGTGTATGAGATTAATAACTTGCCAAATGCTATTGAGAAGTTGACACAGACTACACTTCGTAATATCATTGGTGAGATGGAACTTGACCAGACATTGACTTCTCGTGATACGATTAATACTAAATTGCGTGCCGTTCTTGATGATGCTACAAACAAGTGGGGTATCAAGGTGAATCGCGTTGAACTTCAGGATATTACTCCTCCAGCAAGTGTTTCTGAGGCAATGGAGAAGCAGATGCAGGCTGAACGTAACAAACGAGCAACTATTCTTACCAGTGAAGGACAGAAGCAGTCGGCTATTCTCCAGTCTGAAGGTGAGAAACAGGCTGCTATCAACCGAGCTGAAGCTAACAAACAGCAGCAGATTTTGATTGCAGAAGGTGAGGCACAAGCTCGCATTCGTAAGGCTGAAGCTGAGGCTATTGCCATTCAGAAGATTACAGATGCTGTTGGTCAGAGTACGAATCCTGCAAACTATCTTATTGCACAGAAGTACATTCAGATGCTTACAGAACTCGCACAGAATAACAATCAGAAGACTGTTTACCTGCCATTTGAGGCAAGTAATCTCATGGGTTCTATCGGTGGGATTAAGGATATGTTTAAGTAA
- a CDS encoding NfeD family protein: protein MMDYLIQNLWLTWLLVGLVCLILEMMNGDLYIMCFAIGSFCASLASAFTDNIVVQVIVFVVFSVLSIFLVRPIALKYLHQGADKRLSNAEALIGREGKVTDTIEAGGYGRVKVDGDSWKAQSIDGMEIDSGAAVRILRLDSIIATVERC, encoded by the coding sequence ATGATGGATTATCTGATACAAAACCTGTGGTTAACATGGTTGTTAGTGGGTCTTGTTTGTCTGATTTTAGAGATGATGAACGGAGATCTCTACATTATGTGCTTTGCAATAGGTAGTTTCTGTGCTTCACTTGCTTCTGCATTCACAGATAATATTGTTGTTCAAGTTATTGTGTTTGTAGTCTTCTCGGTATTGAGTATATTCTTAGTACGACCGATTGCGCTCAAATATCTTCATCAAGGTGCGGATAAAAGATTAAGTAATGCTGAAGCATTGATTGGTCGTGAGGGAAAGGTAACAGATACGATTGAGGCTGGTGGATACGGCAGAGTAAAGGTAGACGGTGACTCATGGAAGGCGCAGTCTATTGATGGAATGGAAATAGATTCAGGTGCTGCTGTGCGTATTTTACGACTTGACTCTATTATCGCAACGGTAGAACGTTGTTAA